A window of Nicotiana tabacum cultivar K326 chromosome 24, ASM71507v2, whole genome shotgun sequence contains these coding sequences:
- the LOC107811716 gene encoding regulatory protein NPR5-like (The RefSeq protein has 2 substitutions compared to this genomic sequence) gives MTLEDSLKSLSLDYLNLLINGQAFSDVTFSVEGRLVHAHRCILAARSLVFRKFLCGPESPSGGPDPLSSRMGSAGVISPRGTGGSQVIPVNSIGYEVFLLMLQFLYSGQVSVVPQKHEPRPNCGERSCWHTHCTSAVDLALDTLAAARSFGVEQLALLTQKQLASMVEKTSIEDVMKVLIASRKQDMPQLWTTCSHLVAKSGLPTEVLAKHLPIDVVAKIEELRLKSSLARRSLILHHHYQHQQHDLSAASELEDQKIRRMRRALDSSDVELVKLMVMGEGLNLDESIALHYAVENCSREVVKALLELGAANVNYPAGPAGKTPLHIAAEMVSPDMVAVLLDHHADPNVRRMDGITPLDILRTLTSDFLFKGAVPGLYHIEPNKLRLCLELVQSAAMVISREEETANNPTSTAVYQPINEDHTTSNVSNMGNLNLDSRMVYLNLGATSSAPHQMGCKMNEGDNDSSHNNKQNRHSSFDPSSMYHHFSA, from the exons ATGACTCTAGAAGATTCCTTAAAATCTCTCTCTTTGGATTATCTCAACCTTCTCATCAACGGCCAAGCTTTCAGTGATGTTACTTTCAGTGTTGAAGGTCGTTTAGTTCATGCTCACAGATGCATCTTAGCTGCAAGGAGTCTTGTCTTCAGGAAATTCTTTTGTGGGCCCGAGTCGCCTAGTGGCGGTCCGGACCCATTAAGCTCAAGAATGGGTTCTGCGGGCGTCATCAGCCCGCGAGGTACAGGTGGTTCACAGGTAATACCTGTGAACTCTATAGGGTATGAGGTATTCTTGTTGATGTTGCAGTTTTTGTACAGTGGACAAGTTTCAGTTGTGCCACAGAAACATGAACCAAGGCCTAATTGTGGGGAGAGAAGCTGTTGGCATACACATTGCACCTCAGCCGTTGATCTTGCACTTGATACTCTTGCAGCCGCTAGATCTTTTGGTGTTGAACAGCTCGCTTTGCTCACTCAG AAGCAATTGGCAAGCATGGTAGAAAAGACTTCAATTGAGGATGTGATGAAAGTTTTGATAGCTTCAAGAAAACAAGACATGCCCCAACTTTGGACTACATGTTCCCATTTAGTTGCAAAATCTGGCCTTCCAACAGAAGTCTTAGCCAAGCACCTTCCCATTGATGTTGTAGCAAAAATTGAAGAGCTCCGCCTCAAATCCTCCCTAGCGCGACGATCCCTAATCCttcaccaccaccaccaacacCAGCAACACGACCTTAGTGCGGCTTCAGAGCTCGAGGACCAAAAAATCCGACGAATGAGACGAGCTCTTGACTCGTCCGATGTTGAACTAGTCAAGCTTATGGTAATGGGGGAAGGCCTAAATCTTGATGAATCAATTGCCTTGCATTATGCTGTCGAGAATTGCAGCCGGGAAGTTGTGAAGGCGCTCCTCGAGCTCGGCGCAGCCAATGTAAACTACCCAGCCGGGCCAGCGGGGAAAACCCCACTTCACATTGCAGCTGAAATGGTGTCTCCGGACATGGTGGCTGTCCTATTAGACCACCACGCCGATCCAAATGTACGAAGGATGGATGGGATCACTCCACTCGACATTCTCCGAACCCTAACATCAGATTTTCTATTCAAAGGAGCTGTCCCTGGACTCTATCACATTGAACCAAATAAGCTAAGACTTTGCCTCGAACTTGTTCAATCAGCAGCCATGGTAATTTCTCGAGAGGAAGAAACTGCAAACAACCCAACTTCCACAGCGGTATATCAACCCATAAATGAAGATCACACCACAAGCAATGTTAGCAATATGGGAAACCTGAACTTGGATTCAAGAATGGTGTATTTAAATCTTGGTGCAACTTCTTCAGCTCCTCATCAAATGGGGTGTAAAATGAACGAGGGAGATAATGATAGTAGTCACAACAACAAACAGAATCGGCACAGTAGCTTTGACCCATCATCAATGTACCACCATTTCTCAGCATGA